A region of the Exiguobacterium aurantiacum DSM 6208 genome:
CCGTCACTTGAGACGGGCGTGCTCGGCGGAATCGCGGTCGGCTTGCTCGCCGTCTGGGTGTACAAGAAGTTCCATACGTTCAATCCGCCCGAGATGCTCGGATTCTTCGCCGGAGATCGCTCGGTCGGGATCGTCATGGTCTTCTTCTCGATCATACTCGGCTTTGTCATGATGCTCGTCTGGCCACCGATTCAGTCTGGGCTCACGGCGATGGCGAACGTCATCGCGAGCGACGCGACGAATCCGGCCTACGTCGGCCTATACGGGATGCTCGAACGGCTGTTGATTCCGACCGGACTGCATCACATTTGGTATGCCCCGTTCTTATGGACATCACTCGGGGGTACGGCGACAGTCGGCGGCTCGATCGTGAGCGGGGATCAATATATTTTCCTCGCCCAAATCGCCGAAGGTGTCGACGTCACGGCCGGTCGTTTCATGGCCGGGAAATTCCCAATCGTCATGTTCGGCCTCCTCGGTGCGGCGTTCGCCATGTACCGTCAGGCAGACCCGGACAAGCGCCCGGTCGTCCGTGGTCTGTTGCTTGCTGCGGGAGGGACGGCGTTCTTGACCGGGATCACGGAACCGATTGAGTTCACGTTCTTATTCATCGCACCACTCCTTTACGTCGTACACAGCGTGTTGACGGGAGTGTCGTTCGCACTCATGTACGCACTAGACGCCCATATCGGTTGGGCCGGCGGTTCGGGATTGATTGACTACGTCTTGGTGAACGTGTTGCCAGGGACGCCACGTTGGTGGATGAACCTCGTCGTCGGGGCAGGTTTCTTCCTCGTCTATTACGGCATCTTCACGTTCGCGATTAAAAAATGGAACTTGGCGACGCCAGGCCGGGGTGGACAAGAGACGAAACTGTTCACTCGGAAAGACTACAATGACAAGAAAGCAGGAAAGACGTCGATTCAGACGACGGCGCTCGCCATCCAAGAGGCGCTCGGCGGCCGGGAGAACATCGTCGACATCGACGCGTGCTTCACTCGGCTTCGCGTCGAATTGAAAGACGTGTCAAAAATCGATGAGGACGAGTTAAAGGCGCTCGGCGCGGCCGGGGTCGTCAAAGTGAAAAATAACATTCAGGCCATCTTCGGGGGACGCTCAGACTTGTATAAGAATGAGTTGCTGAAACTGCATAAAGAGATGGATCAAGCGAATTGAACAAAGAGCCTAACCGGTATGCGGTTGGGCTCTTTGTGTGGAGTAGGTTAATCCAAAACAGACGAGGTACGGCAAAATTGGATGACGTTGATGAGCGTCGAGACGATGAGACCGATGGCAAACGACAACGTGATGACGCCGATGCCTTGCTCAAATTACTTTCAATCATATGAGCCGAAGGATTCATCCTCTGCAAAGTGTTAGTTCCTGTTTCAAGTATGCCTTATACTGATTTGGGTATAATTATGGATATAAATCATCGAATGGGGGAGAGAAACATGGCGACAATCACTTTTGAAAGAGCGCAGAAAAACTTGAAAGAAATTCTTAATCGAGTGCATGAAAATAGTGAAACGATTACCATCGTCCCAAAGAATGGTCACAATACCGTCATCATGCCCGAGCAAGAATACAATCAACTGATAGAGACGATGTATCTGCTACAGAGCCCTAAAAATGCCGAACGGCTCCTTGAGTCAGTTCGTCAGCTTCAACAAAAATCGACCTAAAATGGACTCACACCTATCCCGGTATGAGTCCATTTTCATTTGTATAACTCCCACAACTTGCTTGCCTGCTCCCGCATCATCTCCCGTAGTTCAATCGGCTCGACGACCTCGACTTCCGCTCCGGCGGCGAGCAATTGCCGCGAAAAGAACGGAAGCTCAGCTTCCGGCACGTCCCACTCATTCTTTTCGGCGATACCGGGTAATACGTCTTCAAGCAGACGGCGGCCGAGCGGCGTGAGATCGAGCCGAACGGTCACACCGGTTCGTTCATCACTCGCCTCGAGGAGCGTCTCCAAATCGCCCGCCTCGAACGTCTCTTCAAGCAACTGGACTGATTCGATGCGGTCAATCCGATATTGGCGTAGCCCGTACGCTGACAAACCATACACATACCACTTTAAATCGAGGAGCGCCATGCCGACCGGGGCGATCGTGAACGTACGTGATCCTTTCGTCGTCGCGTACGTCAGCTCGATTTTTTGTCTTCGTTCGACCGCCTGAAACACGTCTTTCGTGAACGGGGCAGGTGGTGCGGTCTTGTTCCCGAGCCAGAGGATGTTTTTCTCGAGCCGAGCAATTTTCGTCTCAAGGTCGTGCGGCAATTCGTTCACATACCAGTCGGACAAAGTGTCTCGCATGTCCCCGAACGGCACATCGGGAATCTGTTCCATCCATTTGAGCGTGAGGTACAGCGCGATCGCTTCTTGCTCCCGGAGTTGAAGCGGGGGCAGTAACCGGTTCGGCAACATCTCATAGCCACCACCCGTGCCTGAAATACTCCAAATCGGATAGCCGAGTTCTTCGAGCGTCAGCATGTCGCGTTGAATCGTCCGGACCGAGGCACCCGTCTCAAGAGCGAGTTCGTCAGCAGTGAACCGTCGCCCCCGATTCAACAGCCGAATCAACTGCAAATGTCGTTTTTTCATCTTATCCATTCCCGTCATGTTTTGTCGTGGTTCTCAAGTAAGCTGAACATATCACGAATGAAGGAGGAACGCATCATGGCAAACGTCGTCTTATATATCGCGACAAGTTTAGATGGAAAGATCACCCGCATGAACGACCAACTTGATTGGTTGTTCGAAGTCGAGGGGGAAGGGGACAACGGGTACGCCGGTTTCTATAAGACGGTCGGTGCCGTCATCATGGGGCGGAAGACGTATGAGGAAGTGCTCGTGCTCGAGCCGGACGGCTATCCGTATAAGGACATCCCGAACTATATTTTGACGCGACATCCGGACCGGGAAGCCGAGTACGTCACGTTCACGGACGAGCCGATCGAACAGCTCATCGAACGGTTGAAACAAGACATCGACGGAGATATATGGCTCGTCGGTGGAGGCGAGGTCGTCAAAGCAGCGATGGCGCACGACTTGATCGACCGTTATGAGATCGCCATCGCCCCGGTCGTATTAGGGGAAGGCATCCCGCTCTTCCCGGAAGGCACGCACGAGACGAAGTTGAGATTGACGAGCCAACGCGCGTCCGGACAGTTCGTCATGGTGACGTACGAGAAGGCATGAAAAATAGTCCATTACCGTAACGTTCGACTAACTCCACGTTATGGTGACAGACCAAAAGTTATAAAAATTCAATTGCAAAAAGAGATACAAAGTAGAGAATCGGAAGGAAGGTAATGACTAAACCGATGACTCTAGTTGATTTTTTCAACTGCATGACGAGACCAATAAACCATACCCCGAATAACAGTATCCAATAGTAGCTAGCCGCAGGTTGAGGTCCTTCTGCCATGCCACTTATCCCAAGAGCAACAATAGTGAGAGCGGTAACGATCAATCCCGTTATGATGTTCATTATAATCATCAACGTTTTATTCAATTTCTTTCCCCCTTCAATTTGATATATGTCTTGTAAGATGCTTTGGTTGGATCCCTCAAACGATTTCCTTTTCCTTTGTGAAAATGCCGACTAACAGTAGCGTGAGTCCAATGAAGAAAATAAAGGGGAAGATAAACCACATGATTAATCCTGCCCAACCATTTTGGACACTGATGGCATAGGAGAGTCCGATTGAAAAAGCTAATGCTGGCGAAATCGGAAGCATCAGAGCAATGCCCCATATTTTAAATTTCGACTTTCTCGACTCTCCTGTGCTAAACCAATAAGCCACAAATGCACCTATACCTGCAATGATATATCCAACCGCAATGGCCACCTAAATACCCCTTTCTCTTTAACTTATTGTGAAAATAAATGATTCTGAGATAAGCTACGACAACTTCAAACCTTTCGATATTTTCCATATATGTAATAAAATATCCTTTAATAATTCTAGTTATTCAGCAAATGATTGTACTCTGACGACGAATAGATTCTAGCACCTCCAACTGAATTCATTAAAAAGCCGAGCCCTCTAAGGACTCGGCTTATCTTATACATGCTTTCGTTGAAACTCAGAAATCGCCTCATACTCTTCCTCAAAGTGGCGCGACAATCGGATGTAGATCGGCAACAGCTCCCGGTAGACGGTCGTCGCCTCCATATTCGGCGTGTGTTCATGCGTCACTTGCGGCACGGCCGTGAAGTCGTCGATGTCGCCGAACGCATACTCGCCGAGCATGACCGCCCCGAGACACGAGCTCTCATGGCTCTCCGGGACGACGACCGGCGTGTCGAAGATGTCGGCCATCATTTGGCGCCACAGGCTCGACTGGGCGAACCCGCCCGTCGCATGAATCCGGTTCGGCGCGCCCGTCAACTCGTCGAGCGCGAGCATGACCGTATACAAGTTGAAGATGACGCCTTCTAACACGGCACGGATGAAGTGCTCGCGCTTATGATGGATGCTCAATCCGAAGAACGAACCGCGCGCGTTCGAGTCCCAGAGCGGTGCCCGTTCACCCATCAAGTACGGGTGGAACAACAGGCCGTCCGACCCCGGTTTTACCGTCTCGGCGATCCGTGTCAACACGTCATAGGCGTCCAGTCCGAGCCGTTTCGCCGTCTCGACCTCGCTCGCTGCGAACTCGTCGCGGAGCCAACGGAGGATGATGCCGCCGTTATTGACCGGCCCGCCGATGACCCAGTGTTTGTCGGTCAACGCGTAACAGAAGATGCGGCCTTTCGGGTCCTGGACCGGTTCCCGGACGACTGTGCGGATGGCGCCGCTCGTCCCGATCGTCACGGCGACGACACCCGGATTGAACGCCCCGACCCCGAGGTTTGAGAGCACCCCGTCGCTCGCCCCGACGACGAGCGGGAAGTCCCAACCGAGCGTCTGAGCGATGTCTGGTTTAAGAGCTAACATTTCGGTCGTGGGCACGAGCGCGGACAACTGCCGCGGCGTGACGCCGGCAATCATGAGTGCCTCCGTATCCCAGTCGCGCGTCTCCAAGTTGAACAGCCCCGTCGCCGAGGCGATCGAGTGGTCGACGACGTAGCTTCCGGTGAGGCGATAGAAGACGTATTCTTTGATCGAGACGAACTTGGCGGCGCGCGAGAACACGTCCGGCTGCTCATGTTTTAACCAACGCAGCTTCGACAGCGGCGCCATCGGGTGGACCGGCGTGCCGGTGCGCATATGGAGCGCGCTCGCGTCATACTCGCGCTTGATCTCTTGCGTGTACGGGTTCGCCCGGCTGTCGGCCCACGTGATGCTCCTTGTGAGCGGGTGTCCTGCTTCATCGAGGGCGATCAAGCTATGCATCGCCGAACTGAACGACGCGAAACGGACGGGACCGTCGGCGTGCGTGCGAACGGCCGAGACGGCCTCGAGGACGGCCCCGTAGATGACGACCGGGTCTTGCTCGGCCGTCTCCGTGTCTGGGGTGAGGAGCGGATACAGGACGTTATGTACCGCGAGTTGCTGGTGATTAAAAAACAGGACGGCTTTCGTGCTCGTCGTCCCGATATCGACGCCGATGGTGTACACACCAATCACTTCCTAACTGTAATGTAGTCCAAGAACTTGCTGTGAACCTTCTTGACACTATCCTTCCCGAAAACTGCCTTCACTAAAATCATCGACGCTAGATTCTACATGAAAAAGCTGACCCACGGTGAGGTCAGCCCAATGTTATTTCCGCTTGATTTGCTCGGCCACTTTCTTGACGACTTTCTCGACGCCGCCTGGCGCTTCCAGATCGTGATGGAGCGTGCGGTCTGGGATTGGTGGGTTTGGCTTTTGGCCTTGCGGGGCCGGGTCGCCCAAGTAGACGAAGTCGCCGGCACCGTCCGGCGCAGCGCCGGTCGCCCATTTGCCTTGGCTCGATTCGTTGCCTTCGGACAAGTCCCAGAACTCGAGTCCATGCTTCTCGGCTTCCAACTCGTCTTTCGCCGGGAAGCTCGCCGGCACGATGACGCCGTTCTTCTGTTCAAGCTCGTCGATTGCCGCCATCCATTGATATTGGTGGTAGCGGTCACGGGCGAGCATCTTGCGGAACACTTTCCGGACGCCTTCGTCTTTCGTCATATGATACAGACGCGCGACTTGTAGACGACCTTGCGTCTCCGCATGTAAGTTCGAGCGCATGTCGGCGAGCAAGTTGCCGCTCGCGACGATGTACGACCCGTTCCACGGCACGCCGTTCGAGTTCGTCGGCAGTCCGCCGAGCCCGCTGACGATCAAGTGTTGCGGGTTCATCCCGCCGAGGATCGCCGCTGTCGCCGGATCTTTCGCCGCCTCGGCCTGGTCGTCCGGTGAGGCGCCGTCGAGCAGCTGTGAGATGAGGGCGCAAAGCATTTCGACGTGCCCGATCTCTTCGGTGCCGATGTCCATGAGCATGTCCTTGTACTTCTCTTCCCCGCGGCAGTTAAAGCCTTGGAATAAGTACTGCATCATGACGGTCATTTCCCCGAACTGGCCGCCGAGCACTTCTTGAATTTGTCTAGCGAGCTGCGGGTCGGGCCGGTCGACGTTCACTTCAAACTGTAGCTCTTTCTGATGACGAAACATGGGATTCCTCCTTTTTTGAACAAACGGTGAATGAACAACAATATAATAGTTCCACTCTCAATGTATTCAAAACCTAAATTTTAGAACAAAATTGGAATATACAGGGTGGGGTATTTCTATCATCTTTTGCGTCCGATCCGCGATTTTCCGGCGAAAATGGGTTACTTAACCCCAAATGGTGGAATTAATACAGATGAACGACACACGGTCTAGAGATGAGAGAGGAATTCGCCATGCATAACATTGAATTTTTGACGCCCGACCATTACGAGACGTTCAAGCAGTTGGCGCACCGTCTGGCTGACCCGGGGAACGTGAGCCGCGAGTATTTCTCGGCGCTCTACTTGATCTCAGGGAACGAGAGCGTGCGGGACATCTTGTTGCCGTACATGGATTTGGAGACAGGGGCGATCCGGACGGGGACGATCATCGATGACAACACGTTCGACAAGGAAGCGCTCACCCTCGTCAAGCTCGTCATCCATCTGTACAACAACAAGGAATGGGTGCTCCCGACCGAGCTGCTCGCCTTGACCGAGGACGACTACAAGCTCGCCATGCAGGCGATTACGCTCTGCCGGGCGGAACAGTTCGATACGATCACGATCCCCGAGAAGAAGGAGGCCTGACGCGAGGCCTCTTTTTGTTTCCTTCCGTCAAATGAAGGGTAATTCAACCATGCATTCACATTTGAAGGAGGGGATCCTATGTTACACGATTTTCCGAAGTCGTATTGGCGTGACGTCGCCGGGGAAAAGACGGCGTCGCTCCAAGCGGATATCCAAGCGGACGTGGCCGTCGTCGGGGCCGGCATCGCCGGTGTCGTGGCGGCGCTCGAGCTCGCCGAACGGGGCAGGAACGTCGTCTTGATCGAAGCGGCCGAATTCGGGAGCGGGGCGACCGGGTATACGACGGCGAAAGTGTCGGCCCAGCATGGCCTCGTTTACGCGGAGCTAATCAAGACGCTCGGCGAGGAGAAGGCGAAGCTCTACTACGAGGCGAACATGGACGCGCTCCGCTATTTGACGGACCAAGTCGAACAGCATCAGATCGACTGCGACCTCGAGCGGCAACACGCCTACATGTACAGCGACGCGTCATCTAGTTCCGCGAAGTTGCTCGAAAAAGAGGACGAGGCGTACGCGAAACTCGGCATCAATGGCGGCGACGCGACCGACGAGGTGAACGGCTTGTTGCCGTATGAGGTGAAGAAGGCGACCGTCATGCGCGACCAGCTCCAGTTCCACCCGGTCAAATACTTACAAGGTCTCATGAAGCGGTTCCTCGAGCTCGGGGGCACGCTGTACGAGATGACACGCGTCACGAAGATCGAGTACGGGACACCGCACGTCTTGTCGACGCTCACCGGCCACACCGTGTCGGCGAGAGACGTCGTCGTCGCGACCCATTTCCCGTTCAACGACTTCAAAGGGCTCTACTTCGCTAAGATGGAGATCGAGCGGTCGTACGTCGTCGCGGCCGAGGTCGATCAGTTCCCGGAAGGCATGTTCATCAGTGTCGACTCGCCCGGCCGTTCCCTCCGTCACATTAAGCGCGACGGTAAGAAGGTCGCCATGTTCGGCGGGGAGAACCATCTGTCGGGTCACAAGGAAGAGACGAAGAAATGTTACGAGCACCTCGGCGAGTTCGCCGAGCGCCACTTCGGTGTCGACGAGTTCACGCACCATTGGTCGGCCCAAGACATGATCACGCTCGACAAAGTCCCGTATATCGGGCGGATGACGAACGATACGCCGCACGTCTACGTCGCGACCGGCTTCTCGAAATGGGGGATGAGCCAAGGCATCGTCGCCGGGCGGTTGATTGCCGACCTCATCACGAGTCAGCCGAACCGATACGAGGACTTGTATGACCCGACCCGGTCGAAGTGGAAACTGTCGGATGCGGCCCGCTTCGTGAAGACGAACGCCGACGTCGCCAAAGAGTTCGTCAAAGGGAAAGTGAAGCGAGCGGACAAGACGGTGGACGACCTCGGCTTCGATGAAGGCGCGATCGTCAACCATGACGGCGAGCACGTCGCCGCCTATCGGGACCCGGAAGGCAACGTGTCGCTCGTCGGTTCGAATTGTACGCACATGGGCTGTACGGTCAACTGGAACAACGCCGAACGCTCGTGGGACTGTCCGTGCCACGGCTCGCGTTTCAAACCGAATGGCGAAGTCATCGAGGGACCGGCCGTCAAGTCGCTCCCGCCCAAGAACTGACTGTCATACAACTGTAAATGTTTGTAGGAAACGTCGGCTGTAAATGAGTCGTGATGTGAGACCCTCGTCCGAAGCGGATGAGGGTCTTTTGTAGGTTGGAGAGAGTCCGTCTATCACTATGTTGCGATACGGTTGGAAAATTTTCTCGTTTTTTCTGAGCGGGTTCGGGAAACATGGTTAACACAGGAAAGGGGGACATCAACATGCCGGTCAATCATATGAAGGCGTTGACGCTGAAGCATGGGGCGCTTCTCGTCGTCTTTATCGCCGTTTTGACGCTCGGGTTCGGCGTGCCGTGGTATCATGCCGCCTGGATCTCGTTCATGGTCGGCATCATCGCGTATTGGTTAGGGGATTTGCTCATCTTGCGGAAGTTTGGCAACCTCGTCGCGACAGCGGCCGACTTCGGACTCGTCTTCTTCTTGACGTGGTTCTTCCTATGGATCTTGGACTTCGATCTCGGCACCGAGACGAGCTTCGTCTTGCTCGCGCTTTACACGGCGCTTGCGACCGCAGTCGTCGAATTCCTGTTCCACGGATGGTTGTTGAAGCATAAGCGAGACGAGGGACGCGCACATTCGGCACGATGATAAAAAGGAGGAATAACGATGGCTAAAAATAAGCTCGCCATTCACGAAGTGTTGGAGATTCACGAGATGTTGACGTTGAAGCAAGCAGGGCTCGTCAAAGGGTACGTGAGCGAACCGCTCATCAAAGACGACAAGTTGAAGAAGATCGCGAGAAAGCATTTGAAGAACACCGAGCAGGCGGTCAGTGAGTTGAAGCAACTGTTGCCGAACAAGGCGTGAGGAGGAGAGACGAATGGGCATCACTGAAAACTTGAAACGGCCGAGCAAGCAGCGGGATGAGTTGATTGCGACGGACCTGCTGATCACGGCCAAGTCGGCCGTCCGGGCGTATGCGGTCGCCGTGACCGAGACGGCGTCACCGGACGTGCGGAAAGTGCTCATCAAGCAGTTGAACCAGGCGATCGAGGACCATGCCGAGATCGCCGACTACATGATCAAAAACGACATGTACATGGCGTACGATATCGAGAAGCAACTGAAGCACGACAAAGAGAAAGTCGACAAGGCGAACGAGTTGACGAAGAAGTGAACGGGCCGGCATCCGCCGGTCTTTTTCGTTTCGAGAGCTGTCGGCCGTGGTATCGGATAAGGACAATCCATGAGGGAGGGCGACCCGATGTCCGTGAATACGATGATGCTCGCGATGATCTCCGCGCCGTTCTTGTTTCTCCTTTATATGTGGCGCAAGGACCGGATGCAGAAAGAACATTCCGTCTTGCGGAACTTCCCGATCCTCGGTAAAGTGCGCTACATCCTCGAGAAGGTCGGTCCGGAGCTCCGGCAGTATCTGTTCTTGAACGACAATGAGGCGAAGCCGTTCTCGCGAAACGACTATGAGGCGGCCGTCATTTCCGGGAAATACAAGTCACGCATCATCGGCTTCGGCTCTGAACGGGACTTCGAGGCGGGCGGCTATTACTTACAAAACGTCCTCTATCCGACGAACCGGAACGAGCTCCGCATCGACAACTCGAGCCGTGTGACGACGTTGCTCTACGAGGTCGAGGAGGATAACTTGTTCACGCGCAAAGAGCATCTCTTCGAGCGGGACGTCGCCCCGTATTTGTTGACGGAAGAAGACGCTCCCGTCATCGGGGAGACGACGTGCCGGCACCCGTTTCGTCTCCGCGGTCTCGTCGGGCAGTCGGCTATGAGTTTCGGCTCGCTCGGCGAGCATGCGATCACGGCGCTGTCGATCGGTCTCGGCCGGGCCGGGGGGACGTGGATGAACACGGGCGAGGGCGGACTGTCGGACCATCACTTGAAAGGCGGTGTCGACCTCATCTGTCAAATCGGTCCGGCGCTCTTCGGGGTGCGCACCGAGGACGGGGTGTTCTCGCTCGAGGCGTTCAAGCAGAAGGCCGCCTTGAAACAAGTGCGGGCGTTCGAGTTGAAGCTCGCCCAAGGCGCGAAGACGCGCGGCGGTCATATCGACGGCGCGAAAGTGACGCCGGAGATCGCGGCGATTCGAAACGTCAAAGTCGGTGAGACGATCGACAGCCCGAACCGTTTCTCCGAGTTCAACACGAACGAGGAACTGCTTGACTTCATCGACATGCTGCGGGATGCCGGCGGGAAACCGGTCGGCATCAAGCTCGTCGTCGGGAAACTCGACGATATCGAACGCTTGATCGAAACGATGGCCAGGGCGGACAAGCACCCGGACTTCATCACCGTCGACGGCGGCGAAGGCGGCACCGGGGCGACGTACCAAGAACTCGCCGATACGGTCGGGCTCCCTTTGAAAGCCGCGCTCCCGTTCGTGCACCGGCTCCTGCTCGAGCACGGTCTCCGCGATCGCATCAAACTGTTCGCTTCCGGCAAGCTCGTCACGGCCGATAAGATCGCCGTCGCCCTCGCGCTCGGTGCCGATTGCGTCAACATCGCCCGCGGGCTCATGTTCAACGTCGGTTGCATTCAGGCGCAAGTGTGCCATACGAACCGGTGCCCGGTCGGCGTGGCGACGACCGACCCGAAACTCCAGCGCGCCCTCGTCGTCGACGAGAAGAGCTTCCGTGTCACGAACTACATCATCTCGCTCCGGGAAGGGCTGTACAACATGACGGCCGCGGCCGGGCTGAAGGCGCCGACCGAGCTGTCGCTTTCGCACGTGCTGTACAAGTATCCGGACGGGCGGGTGAAGCTTGGGGAAGAGCTATATGAGATGAAATGAAGAAACGACCTCCTGCTCGCGCGCGGGAGGTCGTTCATTGTGTCGTCGCCGTCGCTTTGAACGAGCGATGATAAAAATTTTCGAAAGCCGAATTGTCCCCGAGGAGCGTGCGGCCGGTCATGCAAACACGCGTGATGGCTTGCGATCGATTGCTCGGTGTGATGAAGTAGTCGTCCGGATAACGTGTCAATATGGAGCGGACGAGAGAACGCATGATCATGTCATCGTCCTTCACCCAACCGTCATGGTCCCACACGATGTTGTCGAGCGTCAGGCGGATGCGGCCCTCGTCTCGCATGAAACGATTGAAACTGATACGCCGTGTCTCGGCTCCTTCGAACGGACGATACTCATGGCTAACGCCGTCTGCAGAGATCGTCCCGATGACGATGCCTGTCCGCCACGCCTTGCCACTCCCGTCCCAGACGGAGAAGACATGGCCCGGATAGATGAACGGGACACCTCCGCGGACGAATGGAGGCTTATATTCATGTAAATGGCCTAACGCGAAATAGTCATAACCGAGCGTTCTGACGACGTCTGGAGGGAAGTCGGTGCGATCGCCGTGGGTCAAAAACAGATTCGGGTGCGAATCGTGTCGTGGCGACACCCGTAAAAATGCTTCTCGTAGACCGGCGCGCCTCGTTTCGCAGCTGAGCCCATATATACCCGCCCCGAGTCGTTCATCGAACACGTAATCTGGTTCCAAGAAACAATGGACGTTTCCGACCGTCTCCCATACCTTTTTATAAGCGACGCGATTCACGTCATGGTCACCGAAGACGATATAAACGGTTGCCCCGAGCATGGTCCACTCTTTTAAATAGGGGAGGAAGTCCTCAGGATCGCTCACTTCGACGTCACCGGCGACGAGCACCGCCTGGATGCCCTCGGTAAGAATGACGTCAGCTAGCTGTTGGAGCTTCGAGCGCTGGATGTCAAAGCTGGCATGCTCGATTAGTCTGGTCGTATCGTCGTGTCTTGCGTGATGCAAGTCCGCGATGTGGATGAAACGGGTCATCATGCTATCCTCCTTTTATGGATTGATCTTCACGTCCGTCTCCAGGATCTCGATTTCAAGCAGCGACGGCATGACGCTCCAATCGTCTCCGAACTTGTAGCCGGAATCGTGGTTGATGCGATAAATCGAGTTGAAGCTGATCGAGAAGACAGCGACGTGGTCATACTGTTCGATTCTCTTCTCGAGCTTGCGTGAAAACAGGAATCGGTTCGATAGGCTGGTGAGCGGGTCGTGCAGGCGAGCTGCCAAATCGGTTCTTCTTGTTGCTTCAATTTCGTCACGTCGCGGGCGACGCTGATGATCGATGTGACCGTGCCGTCTTCAAGTTGAGGGATGAGTTGTTTGTCAATCCATTTCACGCCGTCTTGAGTGACGATGCGGAAGACGACATGCGCATCCTCCGCTAGCTCACAGACCCGGTGATCTCGGACGTGCTCGCGAAACATCAGCTTGGGCATCATCAGGATCGCCTCCAAATTGGTTGGTTACAGTCAGTATAGTCCGGAATGCCAGGCGCGTACAGCGCCGCCCGAGGGCACGCCGACTCCCGGGGAA
Encoded here:
- a CDS encoding spore coat protein; protein product: MGITENLKRPSKQRDELIATDLLITAKSAVRAYAVAVTETASPDVRKVLIKQLNQAIEDHAEIADYMIKNDMYMAYDIEKQLKHDKEKVDKANELTKK
- a CDS encoding FMN-binding glutamate synthase family protein, which gives rise to MSVNTMMLAMISAPFLFLLYMWRKDRMQKEHSVLRNFPILGKVRYILEKVGPELRQYLFLNDNEAKPFSRNDYEAAVISGKYKSRIIGFGSERDFEAGGYYLQNVLYPTNRNELRIDNSSRVTTLLYEVEEDNLFTRKEHLFERDVAPYLLTEEDAPVIGETTCRHPFRLRGLVGQSAMSFGSLGEHAITALSIGLGRAGGTWMNTGEGGLSDHHLKGGVDLICQIGPALFGVRTEDGVFSLEAFKQKAALKQVRAFELKLAQGAKTRGGHIDGAKVTPEIAAIRNVKVGETIDSPNRFSEFNTNEELLDFIDMLRDAGGKPVGIKLVVGKLDDIERLIETMARADKHPDFITVDGGEGGTGATYQELADTVGLPLKAALPFVHRLLLEHGLRDRIKLFASGKLVTADKIAVALALGADCVNIARGLMFNVGCIQAQVCHTNRCPVGVATTDPKLQRALVVDEKSFRVTNYIISLREGLYNMTAAAGLKAPTELSLSHVLYKYPDGRVKLGEELYEMK
- a CDS encoding metallophosphoesterase family protein, whose translation is MTRFIHIADLHHARHDDTTRLIEHASFDIQRSKLQQLADVILTEGIQAVLVAGDVEVSDPEDFLPYLKEWTMLGATVYIVFGDHDVNRVAYKKVWETVGNVHCFLEPDYVFDERLGAGIYGLSCETRRAGLREAFLRVSPRHDSHPNLFLTHGDRTDFPPDVVRTLGYDYFALGHLHEYKPPFVRGGVPFIYPGHVFSVWDGSGKAWRTGIVIGTISADGVSHEYRPFEGAETRRISFNRFMRDEGRIRLTLDNIVWDHDGWVKDDDMIMRSLVRSILTRYPDDYFITPSNRSQAITRVCMTGRTLLGDNSAFENFYHRSFKATATTQ
- a CDS encoding diguanylate cyclase domain-containing protein, encoding MAARLHDPLTSLSNRFLFSRKLEKRIEQYDHVAVFSISFNSIYRINHDSGYKFGDDWSVMPSLLEIEILETDVKINP